In Chitinophaga oryzae, the sequence GGACTGGGAAACACGTGCCGGCATCTTCCTGCGCGCTGCCGACCTGATCGCTACCAAATACCGTTTCCACATGAACGCGGCCACCATGCTCGGTCAGAGTAAGAACGCCTACCAGGCTGAGATCGACAGCGCCTGCGAACTGATCGATTTCCTCCGTTACAATGTACACTTCCTGAGCGAAATATACCGTCAACAGCCGGTGAGCGCCCCGCTGACCCACAACCGTGTGGAGTACCGTCCGCTCGAAGGTTTCGTACTGGCAGTAACGCCTTTCAACTTCAGCGCCATCGCCGGCAACCTGCCTACCTCCGCTGCCATGTGCGGTAACGTAGTGGTATGGAAACCTGCCAATACACAGGTGTTTGCAGCGAATATGTTCATGAAAATCATGATCGAGGCCGGTCTGCCTGAAGGCGTGATCAACCTCGTTTACGCCGGCGGCCCGCTGATCGGCGATATCTGCTTTGCCGATCCTCACTTTGCCGGCATCCACTTCACCGGTTCCACCGGCGTGTTCCAGACCATGTGGAAAACCATCGGCGAAAACATCCACAAGTACAAAACCTATCCGCGCATCGTGGGTGAAACAGGCGGTAAAGACTTCGTGGTGATACACAAATCTGCCGATGTGGACACCTCCGTGACCGCACTCGCCCGCGGCGCCTTCGAATACCAGGGCCAGAAATGCTCTGCCGCCTCCCGTGCATACATACCAAGCAATCTTGCCGACCAGATAAAATCCAAACTGGTTGCTGAACTGAAAACCATGAAAATGGGCACCACAGAAGACTTCAGCAACTTCATCAACGCCGTCATCGATGAACGCTCTTTCGATAAGATCGCTCAGTACATCGACAACGCTAAAAATGATCCCAAAGCGAAAATCATCGCCGGCGGCAACTACAACAAATCTGAAGGTTACTTCGTTGAACCTACTGTCATCGAAACCACCGATCCTAACTACGTGACCATGTGCGAAGAGATCTTCGGCCCCGTATTAACGATCTATGTTTATGACGGTGAAAAATTTGAAGACGTCCTGCAGACGGTAGACAGCACCTCCGAATACGCCCTCACCGGCGCTATCATCGCGCAGGACCGCTACGCCGTGGAACTGGCCACCCGGAAACTGGTGAACAGCGCAGGCAACTTCTATATCAATGACAAACCTACCGGCGCAGTAGTAGGCCAGCAGCCCTTCGGCGGCGCCCGCGCTTCCGGCACCAACGACAAAGCCGGTTCCATGCTGAACCTGTACCGTTGGCTGAGCGCCAGAAGCATCAAAGAAACTTTCGTTCCGGCTACCGACTACCGGTACCCGTTCCTGAAAGAAGCATAAAAACTTCAAATGTTCATGATAAACAAAGGCGATGAATGTTTATTCATCGCCTTTTACTTATTTTGTAAATGAAACAAACGCCCGGACATGGAGACAGGAAAAGAAGCCGTCAGCACGATCGCACAACAATACTTCGGAGAACCGCATAAACAGTGGCGGGTGGCCGACCTGGAACAACGCATCATCGCAGGCGGTTATGCCCCGCAGGAAGCGGCGCAACAAGCAGGCCTGGCTTATGACGCCTATTTCCGTCAGCAGCTGAAGAAAAAAGGCACCAAGGTGCTGATATTCCTGGTATTAGCGGCGGTTTTCCTGGTAAGAATACTCATGATGGCAGATAAAATGGGGAACGTGAAAGAGCTTTCCGTCTTCCTCGCACTCACCGCCTATACCCTTGTACAGGGACTTATCTGGAGCATACACCTGTTCCAGCTCAAAGAAGAAATCTCTTCTTTCAGGGACCTGCGCAAGCTCTGATCCTCACATCTTTTTTAACGCTGCCAGCGCTTCTTCCACATGTTTTTCGCCGTCGCGGAGACTATTGAACGTATGCACTACCGTACCGTTTTTATCGACGATATAGGTGACGCGTCCGGGGATCACAAATGTTTTGGGCACGCCAAACAGTTTGCGGACTTCGTTTTTGGTATCACTGAGTAAAGTGAAGGGGAGGTTATGGTGGGTGGCAAAGCTTCTGTGAGAAGCCACATTATCTGCGCTGATACCGATCACCATGGCGCCATAACGCTGAAAATCCTGGTAGGAGTCCCGGAAAGAACACGCTTCTTTCGTACATACGCTGGTTTCATCTTTCGGATAGAAATAGATGACGAGGGGCTGCTTGCCCAATACGGTGCTGATATCAAATGTTTTCCCGTTTTGGTCCTGCAGACTGAATACCGGGACTTTATC encodes:
- a CDS encoding peroxiredoxin, with the translated sequence MKTLKLIIAMAAFLQFWGPSAEGQIKTGDKVPVFSLQDQNGKTFDISTVLGKQPLVIYFYPKDETSVCTKEACSFRDSYQDFQRYGAMVIGISADNVASHRSFATHHNLPFTLLSDTKNEVRKLFGVPKTFVIPGRVTYIVDKNGTVVHTFNSLRDGEKHVEEALAALKKM
- the pruA gene encoding L-glutamate gamma-semialdehyde dehydrogenase; its protein translation is MNTGYFQYAAPANEPVLSYAPGSPERAALKKQLAAFKAEVADIPMYIGGKEVRTGNTVDLRPPHEIKHKLGHFHQGDASHVKAAIAAALEAREKWANMDWETRAGIFLRAADLIATKYRFHMNAATMLGQSKNAYQAEIDSACELIDFLRYNVHFLSEIYRQQPVSAPLTHNRVEYRPLEGFVLAVTPFNFSAIAGNLPTSAAMCGNVVVWKPANTQVFAANMFMKIMIEAGLPEGVINLVYAGGPLIGDICFADPHFAGIHFTGSTGVFQTMWKTIGENIHKYKTYPRIVGETGGKDFVVIHKSADVDTSVTALARGAFEYQGQKCSAASRAYIPSNLADQIKSKLVAELKTMKMGTTEDFSNFINAVIDERSFDKIAQYIDNAKNDPKAKIIAGGNYNKSEGYFVEPTVIETTDPNYVTMCEEIFGPVLTIYVYDGEKFEDVLQTVDSTSEYALTGAIIAQDRYAVELATRKLVNSAGNFYINDKPTGAVVGQQPFGGARASGTNDKAGSMLNLYRWLSARSIKETFVPATDYRYPFLKEA